taatttttaacCAATTAATGACAAACACTGTAATGAAAAATAGGTAACTCTATATTTTGGAATCTAAACTTTGGCATTTCAaagatgaaatgaaaaattcaTCAAACATGCAAAAAGAAAGTagacaaattaattaaaataacatcATGCAAAAACAAAGTagacaaattaattaaaataacatcAACTTATGCTGAAATATGCAATTCATAGCAAAAAAGTCAAGTAAATGGTTAAACTATTTTCATATGGAATCCAAATCCACATCATACTCCTAGCAAAAAATCAAGTAACTGGTTAAACAAACTGTATAGAGTTGAGCCACATGTCCCAAGCCAACTCTCAAGTCAAGTACTAGTTTCTTTTACATACCAAAATATACAAAAGTTGTAGAATGATTAAACTACTTTCATATGGAATCCAAATCCAAACCCTATACAGTTGAGCTGCACAGCTTGTCCCAAGCTATCTCCAAGTCAAGTCTGTTGCTTTTATATACCAAAACATACCAAAGTTCTAGGAAATCTAAAAGAAAAGTTCCACATTTCCAAATATTAAAACCTATGCAAAAATCAAAATAGTCATTTTCATGAGCATGACTCTAATCTGCAGCACAAAAACATAAGATGTAAGTAGGGGTGCAATCGAACCGAATCGAGCCGAATAATACAAGAATATTAAtattcgagctcgagctcgaaacATATGTGTAATATTCGTATTCGATTCAAAGTtcgaaaaaatgaaaattttttgttcgagctcgattcgaaatAAAGTTCGGGCTCGAGTTTGATTCGAATTATTCGAATTTTGATTCGAATAGAATCGAACTTTAGTTCGAAATATCTCCgattcgagctcgattcgaaatATTCGAGCCATTATTTTGTAATTTgtaatttgtaatttttaacCAATTAATGACAAACACTGTAATGAAAAATAGGTAACTCTATATTTTGGAATCTAAACTTTGGCATTTCAaagatgaaatgaaaaattcaTCAAACATGCAAAAAGAAAGTagacaaattaattaaaataacatcATGCAAAAACAAAGTagacaaattaattaaaataacatcAACTTATGCTGAAATATGCAATTCATAGTAAAAAAGTCAAGTAAATGGTTAAACTATTTTCATATGGAATCCAAATCCACATCATACTCCTAGCAAAAAATCAAGTAACTGGTTAAACAAACTGTATAGAGTTGAGCCACATGTCCCAAGCCAACTCTCAAGTCAAGTACTAGTTTCTTTTACATACCAAAATATACAAAAGTTGTAGAATGGTTAAACTACTTTCATATGGAATCCAAATCCAAACCCTATACAGTTGAGCTGCACAGCTTGTCCCAAGCTATCTCCAAGTCAAGTCTGTTGCTTTTATATACCAAAACATACCAAAGTTCTAGGAAATCTAAAAGAAAAGTTCCACATTTCCAAATATTAAAACCTATGCAAAAATCAAAATAGTCATTTTCATGAGCATGGCTCTAATCTGCAACACAAAAACATAAGATGTAAGCATATAATGCTTCTTTTGATATCTGAAATCTGCAGCATTTTCAAATACACATGTTAGTAaactaaaataatttaaattaagttaaaACTAATTATAATTTAGACATACAATAGTTTaccttccaaaagtaacttgtTTTTAAAGCTGTCCATCAACTTAATCCATAGGAAGATTGATTGTCAAAGCTTGCTTTTCAGCCTGCAATAATAATGACAAAGGCATCATTTACCAacttattgtaaaaaaaaaaagagcatTAGCAAAACTTTATCTCATTACCTTAGTTTTTTTAGTCACCCCATGTCGTTTTCGACACCAATCTCCGCCACACATCAGCATTTCTACTGTTGTAGGAGCTAAAGAAGAACGGTACTTGTCTATCACACGACTCCCGGCACTATATGTTGCCTCTGAAGCTACTGTGGTAATTGGTATTGATAATATATCTCTAGCCATTGTCGACAACACCGGAAATTTGTATGTATTGAGCTTCCACCAACCGAGAGCATCAAATTGCTTATTAGGATGCCTGTGACATCCTTCTTCTAAATACACAGCTAACTCAGATTTTTTAGGTTGTACCATTTCAATTTCGTTTAAATAAGAAGAGAATTCAGACCATCCCTTAGAAAAACTAGGAATTTCCTCACTAATTTGAGTTGACCTACTGCTACTTCCTTGAGATTCAGAATTGGTTCTTGTTCCTTGAAGTTTTTCAGTAGATGCATCTGAATATTCTTTATAAATTGCATACAGAAGCCTCTCAACCTCTTTAATATTACTCTCTGCTTCAAATGAGGTATAAAGTTTAGGAAAACTGAATTCAAGTGCACGCATTTTGCACCTAGGATCTAAAACACAACCAACAACCATTAACAAATTGTATTCACCCCAATATTTATCAAACTTTGCCTTCATTTTTTGCACCATGTTTCTGATAAACTCCTCTTCATCACAAGATCTCTCATCCAAGACTACTTTCACTCGAAAgacttcatttaaaaaaaattggcagTAGGATACTCACTTCCAGAAATTATGTTTGTTGCATCATAAAATACTTTCAAGATTGAAAATACTTTAAGCAATTTATCCCAATCATCTTCAGTTGGACAATGAATGTAGCTTGGTTCCCGATCTTTAAATCTTGGAAAAACCTCTTTGAAAGCAATTGCTATTCCCAGCATCTCATAAGTTGAATTCCACCTTGTCTTACAATCATCAACCAATCTTCTTTCATTTAATTTCAATTGCTTCACAATTTCAGCAAATTGAATGAGTCTAGCATCTGTTCTTCTAATGAAATCCACACTCTGACGAATTACATGAACAATCCCCTTGATTTCATTGAGTCCATCTTGAGCTATAAGATTTAAAATATGCGCACAACATCGTACATGAAATAATTTCCCCCCACAAACCAGCTTTTTATTTATTCTCAAGAAATCTTTCTTCATATATTTAATTGCAGCATCATTAGCACTTGCATTATCAACAGAAACTGTAAAAACCTTATTTTCAATTCCCCACTGTCTTGCACATTTTAGAAGAGTATCTGAAATTTGAGGACCACCACGAGGGGGAGGAATATGAAAGAAATTGAGAATACGCTTATTCAATTTCCAAGACGAGTCAATCCAATGACCAGTGATGACCATGTACTCTAATTCTGATTTTTTGATTTCCATAAATCTGTTGTGAGGCTAATCTTTTCTATATTTTTCAGCAAaccatgcaatttttttttctcggCTTCGTATATCACTGAACAACTCTTTTTTGCTGTTGTTCGTGATATACGAGTCCACTCAGGCATTCCACGTCTGCAAAACATATTAAAACCTTCTTCTTCTATTAATGTAAATGGATGTTCATGCATTAGTATCCATGTGGCAGCTGCTTCTTTCATGCGTTCCATGCAAAACTTTCCATCAAGTAACAAAGGTGATATAGTTGTATCTATACTTTCGAAGCCTAACAATAATTGTTGTTGTTTGAGTTTAtcatcatgtttttttttagaCTCCAAGTGACGGACACAACTTTCTAAATGACGTCGTTAGTGTGATGTAGTACCTGACCCTATTTTTGCGAGGAGTTGATGGCAATGTTTGCACTTGTACTTGAACTTATTCTCGCCACCTTTTGGGTCTTCAACCTCAATCATCTCTGACCATACTTCAGATCTCTTTTGTCTCTTTGGCTTATGAAGttgatcatcatcatcatcatcaattAGCACATCCTCTTTATCTATTATCTGTTCTTGTGTCTCATTTGAAGCTAACGAAACTTGTACATTAACTGAATTTACTGCTGGAACAGATTCAGTCATACCTGAAAAAGATACAAAATTACAAACAAATTAATTAAGAGAGTATACAAGTaaattatcatatttttcaCTGTATTAATTAAGGCGTTATATTTTCCTCCAGCAAAAGTTACAGTTGTTTTCATTCTTCAGAATCTTGGACTATTGAAAAGTaagaaacaaataaaatatGGCTTTATGGATAATTTCATACAGAGTTGACATTTTTGATATTGTTTTAAAATGATTTCTctgtaaaataataaaaaaaattgaaataactTTCGGAATCACTATACAAGCATAATTGGGAGTTGGGAATTTCTCACCTGACTGGATTTGTGTAATAAAGattttgaataataataataataataataataataatatatttgaaaattttggttGTATTATCATACGAGggcaaaattaataattttagcatataaGGGATTTTAGATACTTTTCCAGCAGACAAGggattttatcaaaatttaaacATGGGATCTTATACCAATTTTTGGTTTCTTGATATGTGAAGCAGTGAAGGGAAAATTGAGCATGTGAACAAGAATCCTTCAAGTAGGTGTAGAGAAAGAGTTTAAAAAGATTTACAAAATCAAGAGTTGAAAGCAATAACCTTCGAGTACCTTCAATTATAGCTTTTCTTTTGTACCATTCTTTGCTCTTTCTCACACAGAGAAATAAAAAACTCAAACCTTGAAAGGAACAACCAACCATAAAAGTTaaacgaaaaaaaaaagaaaccaaACCTCAACGAAATCTCGGAAACGTGGAAAACCCGAATCGGTGGACgaacaacgatagcaagaacagAAGAACAAATGAGATCGTAGGAGCTGTCAAGATGAAAGAAAGAAGAGCTGTCAACAAACAACAAACCATCAAAAAATCAACAAGcccgaaaaaaaaaacacacttGTTGCAGTTGGTAAGGTGACAAAAACAACATAATGCAAAAAAACCACTCAAGAACTAACAATACCAACGTAAAATAAAACAATAGCAACGAAAAAAAGCAAGAAAAAAGTGCATAACCACAAGAGGCAGGAACACCGGGACAACCGATAGTAGCTGGAAGCTTTGTAAACCGAAGAAACAATCCAGTACACGGGAGTGCGGGACGCCGAGATCTGCGAAGAAGGTAGAACTGAAGAGGTAGAACGAAAAAATCTTTGAAAACGAAGAAGACAACGGATTTGCGAAGAAGATGTGGAATGGAAGACGCTCTGTAGAGGACTAGATGGAGAAAGAACAGAAAACCCTATTCCCCATTCCCCAAGCACGGTACAAACAAAGTCCAAAGTTCAAACTTCAAACTTCAGATTTTTTAGAGACTAACCGGTTCAAGCCCATGGGATGTACGGATATCATCACTGTGGAGTTTTGCATGTCACACACGTGTGTTCCTTTTGACTTGCTAACGGCTCAAATTTTCCACATATTTATTGGGGCTTTCAGtagatatatttaatattaaataaaggTTCGCATAATTATTGGGAGTTGGGACTttcagtgtatatatatatatcataatttttggggatttgagtatatatatatatatatatatatatatatatatatatatatatatatatatatatatatatatatatatatattaaataaaggtTCGGGAACTATTCGCGAACTATCGAATATATTAGTTTaggctcgagttcggctcgaaaaaaaattcgaacatgttcgagttcggctcgagtTCGATAAGTTCGAATACAAATCGAATATTTATCGAACATGCTCGAAAAGCTCGCGAACatgttcggttcgtttgcaccccTAGATCGGAGGGCTGTGATACACCGCATATCATGGACCGGGTTTAAGTGGAACGACTGGAAAAGAAAAGGGATGAGCCATTCACTCAATCAACAATCACTTGACAACTTCAGCAAATATTATACggaaaagtttaaaaattttcgtATCCTTCGGTTTTATTTTTGTTCTTTTTAATtgtaaaaatgtttattttttttttagagaTATAATCGAGTGTTCACGTCATttgaagaattttatttttcatcctGATTATTTTCATCCTTAAGTTCTGATTAACTTGACTTTTTACAATCGAACTATAACTTATGGTCAAATCGAGAAAAACCCGTATCTATAAGTTAGATTAATTTAGTTGTTTTACAATCATTCTTGTTTCGTACATGATACGCTCATACTAAGTAAGAAAATTAATTATACAGTCATATGAAATTTATCTTGATTTCCAAGAAAATGTTTCAATTGCAAATGGACATAAAAGCAGTTTTTTCAACAATTCATTTCTTATTCAAAGTCCAAGACTAGAAAGAAAGAAGCAGAGAGTATTGAGATGTTATTCTGGAAAATTTCAATTATAATACACAAATTCTCAGAGAAACAGAACAAAATGGTACAACATGGAGCCAATgcaaaaatcaataaatttagCACATTCTTGGGTGCTGTAACAATAATCCTTCGGGTAATGGCATTCGCAATTCTTGCGAAAAGTCAAGCACGAAACAACCTATGTAAAATCAACAATATTTTCCCTTTGTTTTTAAATCGTAGGCACATCTGTGATGTAAGAGTATAGAGTTTTAAAGACAGTTGATTTTGTTTACGGAGCTTCTtgcaattttgattttttttcacCAAAACTGTGAATACAATTTGACCAACAATATTCATCTGCAATATGTCTGTATATTGCCGGACCTGATTTCGCTGAACACCCTGGAATGCTTATATTCATGTACAGAGAGGTGGAGAAATTCAATCACATTCCCAATCATTTGGTATATATCAAAGATGCTAAAATGCTTATATTCATGTACATCGAGGTCAGAAATTTAAACAGTTTCTTAAAAATTTGCATGAAAAAAGCAAGTACAATAACAAAAAGTGATATACATGTATGCATTGTCTGGTACAATCAGATCTTTAAGCAATGCTAACTCTAGAAAAATCTCCAAGCAATGAGATTGATGGAAATAGTTACTCAGAGGCTCTCAAGAAACTGTGCAAAGCTGAGATATTTTGGCTCCCATCCTAGCTCAGCACGAGTTTTCGAGTTGTTTAGTTTCTTTCCAAGAGGATCATTTGTTCCTGCAAAATAACAATTGTTACCAAAAGTTGCCactttcagaaaatgaaattaTTCGACATGGGAGATTTTTACCTCGTAAATAAAATTCTGATCATCATAAAaccaattttttaatatttattttaaaagaaattacATTTCTCTTCCATGATGCATGCCCATATTACATTTTTAGGGGTATAAACGAAGACATTTTGATGTAATCGTGCATAAAGAGTGAGTGAAAGGCTTGCCTGTTTGTATCTTAGTGGGAATTAAATACAATCGCCGTTTTAAGCTTTGTAGGGCGATTTACATTATTGGGTTGTATGTTATGTGTGTTaagtctaattttcttcaaATTTAAACTAGTGACACAATACTAAGAATAAGAGCTTGCCTGTAAAAGCATCAAACTTCTTACTAAACTTCCCACTCTTATTGACCAATTCCATCACTTCCTGCCTGAAAGAAAACAACGCATTTGTAAGGATATCGagattttttaaatgtttaaattccaggcatgtacaCAAACTCAGGATATAACGAGATAACCTTGATAAAGGGTGATTATCACAGCCAAGAAAAATTCTGCCTCGAAGATTCTTTTTCAAGATGGCAATTGAAAGTGATGCAGCATCCTACAAAAAATACATGAACCGTCACATTCGATTATGTTTCCATACAATTGAAGCATATTACAAACCATAAGTCATATTTATCTAAATGGAAAAGGATGTAAGCGAACATAGCAGCCTGGAATTTCACCGTGTAATGTATTAGATTGAGAATGTGGTCTGGACGAACATCAAGAATCCCTTTTTCCAACCAATATGAATGAGCGCCTCTATCTGCTTTGTGATGCAAGTTAAGGACTTTTTTTTGGCAGCTTGAATCGACGTTTAAAGGTTGAAAACATCTCTTAGACATAACAACAATTACACAAAATCCAAAAAGGATATGTAAAGTCCAGCCAATCTAACAACACATCCTCCTGCCTCCAACACTTCTTTCTCTGCCTTGAGTAAAGTATCAGTTCTCGGGCTCCTCCCTATTGGTACCACTGGAGTATCCTATGAAGTGTAGAGCAAGGAAAAACTATTGAAATATTTCGTAGCACAACATGCATATTTaatgttgaaaataataatacacATTTTAAGAACCTTGTTTTTACTTGTTTGGTGGCTGATTTTTCAACAGAGTAGCTTTTTAAGAAACCGAATTCAAGTGTTACCAGTAGAAAGTTATCATGTGTCAGATTAGATACCTCATCACAAGATCCATTATCACTGCAATCATAAGGAGCAGAGCTTGAAGTAAATACAAAAGATCCTTCACCATTCCAATTTAGAGTCGCTTCCCTGTTTATATGGTGACACAAGGAATCAGATTGTCATCTAGCTTCAATTCTTCCAATGATATAAGGTAGTTCGAGAGCGGATTGTTACAACAGTAAATATATTAAGATTTCTTCTGACGGGTTTAAAAAGTTCCAAACCAAGATAGTTAAAGATTTATAATTAAGTTTTGGAGATGATTTTTCAGGCCATGGAACAGGAGTAATCGAAGTCTAAATTGTGTTATTCCATCGTCTGATCTACAATAACAGACTTCCCACATGCATGAGAAAAATTGGTTCTGATCAAAGAACATCCAAATGATTTGCATGTGTCAAAAACATGCACGAGCCACAAAATTTtcaattcaaaagaaaaaaaattcaaatagcaAATAGCTTACTGGGCGACAAACTGAAAAATGTGTGCTATGTAAATATGTTTTTACAAGCACCTGACATCACCAGGGTAATCTAGATTTTGATATGGAGGAGCACAGTAAATCACATAAGGGAACTTATGAGCCACTTGGGTTCCCTTCAGAGATGGACTGATCCCCATTTGAATTAACTCGTCGTGATGGTCACTTGTTCTGGTCAGCCCATAAATTTGAGAACCCGGATGTTCCTAACACAATTAAACATTCAGTCATCTGTTAGGTATGCACAGCACATCAATTAGATGACAAATACATCTCAAATACAAATACCACATTAACACTAAAGAGCTTTCAAGGAATGCCGCACCaatattttacaaaacataTGTCACCGCAAAATCTTTCATTCAAGACCATCTCCAAAACCAACATCTCTCAGAAAAGAATACCAAAATCTTAGACAAATGATGCAACATCTACTTAAAGATGTGTATTATGAAAACTAGATGTGTACCAACCAAGTTAAATCAAGTTTTAAGGAAATGAAACTAACTCGGCCAAGAGAGCACTCCATATTGTATGTTTTTTCATAAAATACCTTTCGCCATTGCTCGGCCACAATGCGTCCTAGCACACCTGGCCCAACAATCAACAAGTCATTAGCCCCAACCATTCCTGAAGATGAAGCTTCCAATTCTTCGCTTCGTGCACCTTCAACATAGTTGGCACATAAATTAAAATCACATAACGCTACATCATCCACATTCAACTAGATGGCTATACTAACATCTGTACAGCACAATCGTATAACTCCAAAATAAAAAACATGTGTACAAAAAGAATGGATGTATTGAATACCAATGTTCTTAAATATCATATCAGCAACTGAAAATCATCAATCACATAAAGTTTAATATGATACACACGTTATTTTCTTAACCAATTATCCACACTCAGTCCGTGTTACATAAAAACAAGAATCCAAACTTCCAATAACAACTAAAAGCTCGATCGATAACGCAGCAAAGAACCACAGCATCAATTCACCACAAACTGTAAACACAAGCAGGTAGCTCATACCGACGGAGGAAAAGGCGTGGACTTTCACTGAAGGACGAGGGGCCAGCGTAAACGAAGCCGTAGAGTGGGTGACGGGCCCGAAGAAAGGGGAGTTAAAACTTCTGGAACACACAGAATTCTTCCTCCTAGGATTTCGGGTGAGACCCACGATTCCTATGCTACTTAGAATGCACAATTTGGCTGTACCCATCCCCCAAGATCAGATTATTGGTGAGGTTCATTGATGAGATAGCGATTATTTTACTGGTAATTGTTAAGAACCGTAGGTAGCGTAGCAGCAGAGGAGTAGACGTTCAGATAACCAATCGTAGATATCCACGTTGATGGGACTCCAAAAGGACGTTTATACTTTTTTACAactagttatatatatattttttatcatgATCGATCGAGtaaaatgaaatttgatagATTATGGAGtgattaaattgatatttaaattattgaaataaaaaaaataaatataaaaatgtgtattcaaatttaaaaaaaaaaacaaaaatatgatattagtatcatataagaATAAAATTAGGAGAAAAT
The Primulina eburnea isolate SZY01 chromosome 5, ASM2296580v1, whole genome shotgun sequence genome window above contains:
- the LOC140832968 gene encoding uncharacterized protein isoform X2; the protein is MGTAKLCILSSIGIVGLTRNPRRKNSVCSRSFNSPFFGPVTHSTASFTLAPRPSVKVHAFSSVGARSEELEASSSGMVGANDLLIVGPGVLGRIVAEQWRKEHPGSQIYGLTRTSDHHDELIQMGISPSLKGTQVAHKFPYVIYCAPPYQNLDYPGDVREATLNWNGEGSFVFTSSSAPYDCSDNGSCDEDTPVVPIGRSPRTDTLLKAEKEVLEAGGCVVRLAGLYKADRGAHSYWLEKGILDVRPDHILNLIHYTDAASLSIAILKKNLRGRIFLGCDNHPLSRQEVMELVNKSGKFSKKFDAFTGTNDPLGKKLNNSKTRAELGWEPKYLSFAQFLESL
- the LOC140832968 gene encoding uncharacterized protein isoform X1 codes for the protein MGTAKLCILSSIGIVGLTRNPRRKNSVCSRSFNSPFFGPVTHSTASFTLAPRPSVKVHAFSSVGARSEELEASSSGMVGANDLLIVGPGVLGRIVAEQWRKVFYEKTYNMECSLGREHPGSQIYGLTRTSDHHDELIQMGISPSLKGTQVAHKFPYVIYCAPPYQNLDYPGDVREATLNWNGEGSFVFTSSSAPYDCSDNGSCDEDTPVVPIGRSPRTDTLLKAEKEVLEAGGCVVRLAGLYKADRGAHSYWLEKGILDVRPDHILNLIHYTDAASLSIAILKKNLRGRIFLGCDNHPLSRQEVMELVNKSGKFSKKFDAFTGTNDPLGKKLNNSKTRAELGWEPKYLSFAQFLESL